One genomic region from Candidatus Bathyarchaeia archaeon encodes:
- a CDS encoding DNA primase small subunit PriS, producing the protein MKLESLSFIRGVFRDYYREGFPLDTVIPSLEKREFGFLSFENQMVRHKSFMGIDELRDFMQNFVPSDAYHSCAYYEDPTAEMERKGWLGADLIFDIDVDHIATPCNKVHDEWVCCGCGFSGKGITPEKCPICGSEKFEESTWLCQECMDTAKNETIKLLEVLKSDFGFSDNDIRVYFSGHRGYHVHVESEAVQSLDAISRKEIVDYICGIGFDIDSQSLIWGKAERPSNWHARITKGIHEFILNVDEEGLEEAGLKKKIATTLLKKRDKFLKSLEEAAEPWKAIKGVGLETWKKIFYHCAQREFVKIDTVVTADVHRLVRMANTLHGKTGFKKTELSMASIDNFDPFKDAVALRKGEVTVFVHNAPKFRVFDETFGPYKNVKVELPTAAAVLLICKGKAEVRKQNV; encoded by the coding sequence TTGAAGCTGGAATCGTTGTCTTTTATTCGAGGCGTGTTTCGCGACTATTATCGAGAAGGGTTTCCTCTAGACACCGTAATTCCAAGCCTTGAAAAACGGGAGTTTGGCTTTTTATCTTTCGAGAATCAGATGGTTCGCCACAAAAGTTTCATGGGTATTGATGAGTTAAGGGATTTTATGCAAAATTTTGTCCCAAGCGACGCTTACCACTCTTGCGCCTATTATGAAGATCCAACAGCTGAAATGGAGAGGAAAGGGTGGCTTGGAGCAGACCTTATATTTGATATAGACGTTGACCACATCGCAACACCATGCAATAAAGTTCATGATGAATGGGTTTGCTGTGGTTGTGGGTTCTCCGGTAAAGGAATAACACCAGAAAAGTGCCCGATTTGTGGCAGCGAAAAGTTTGAAGAGAGCACATGGCTCTGTCAGGAATGCATGGACACTGCAAAAAACGAGACCATAAAGCTTCTAGAAGTATTAAAGAGTGATTTTGGCTTTTCTGATAATGATATACGCGTTTATTTTTCTGGGCATAGGGGATACCACGTTCACGTCGAGAGCGAGGCTGTCCAAAGTCTTGACGCCATCTCACGTAAAGAGATTGTTGACTACATTTGCGGTATAGGCTTTGACATAGACTCTCAAAGTTTAATTTGGGGAAAAGCGGAAAGACCATCAAACTGGCACGCAAGAATAACCAAGGGGATACACGAGTTCATCTTAAACGTCGATGAGGAAGGCTTAGAAGAGGCGGGCTTAAAGAAAAAAATTGCGACGACACTGCTGAAAAAACGGGATAAATTTTTAAAGAGTTTAGAAGAAGCCGCCGAGCCTTGGAAAGCCATAAAAGGTGTAGGGTTGGAAACATGGAAGAAGATATTTTATCATTGTGCACAACGCGAATTCGTCAAAATCGACACAGTTGTCACCGCTGATGTCCACCGCCTTGTTAGAATGGCAAATACTCTACATGGTAAAACTGGATTCAAGAAAACCGAACTTAGCATGGCAAGCATAGACAATTTTGACCCCTTTAAAGATGCTGTAGCCTTAAGAAAAGGCGAAGTCACCGTGTTTGTTCATAATGCACCAAAGTTTAGAGTTTTTGACGAAACTTTTGGACCATATAAGAATGTTAAGGTTGAACTACCAACCGCAGCGGCAGTGCTGTTGATCTGCAAGGGGAAAGCGGAGGTGCGGAAGCAGAATGTATGA
- a CDS encoding 30S ribosomal protein S27e, with amino-acid sequence MAEWEKLIPRPKSAFVRVKCLKCGNEQIIFSHAVNKVACNVCGAELAEPAGGKATIKGEIVAVFE; translated from the coding sequence ATGGCTGAATGGGAAAAACTCATTCCGAGGCCCAAAAGCGCTTTTGTTAGGGTTAAGTGTTTGAAATGTGGCAATGAGCAGATAATTTTTAGCCACGCAGTCAACAAAGTCGCATGTAACGTTTGTGGCGCCGAGCTGGCTGAACCTGCCGGCGGCAAAGCAACTATTAAAGGGGAGATAGTCGCCGTTTTTGAATGA
- a CDS encoding exosortase/archaeosortase family protein, with translation MRKIIKALVKTIPIFSLISPVLLLYYWDPSSFEHTWQGRTFYLFFIWLITLETVLDWERLQVNLAIKKSLREILKIFLFVLAVAAPTVYVIVSHYGLNLWIAEVAKKYVLDCNSNFFKTHSFDYFANILPIPMELLVLTVLFCLIVLLAYGIKNLPVFSGSIFFLGVMGLLFAIDDLYPGGRFTPLQMLVPVTAFFAARLLELFGYAATVTEGYSLIYGRISILKVNKISLFGIGWICAGVESLVIYTIVIFLFLKKSEITTKRKILYFMIGAVVTYFLNILRIFTLAMIRLGGGDIWPFHNFYGQFYSITWITLYPIMIVGVEKILKRKR, from the coding sequence ATGCGGAAAATCATAAAGGCACTGGTAAAAACCATACCAATATTTTCGCTTATCTCGCCAGTTCTACTCCTATACTATTGGGACCCGTCATCCTTTGAACATACGTGGCAGGGCAGAACCTTCTACCTATTCTTTATATGGCTGATCACCCTAGAAACAGTGTTAGATTGGGAAAGGCTTCAAGTTAATCTTGCCATCAAAAAATCGCTCAGAGAAATTTTGAAAATATTCTTGTTTGTCTTAGCGGTTGCCGCTCCAACGGTCTACGTAATCGTTTCCCACTATGGGCTGAATTTGTGGATTGCTGAAGTCGCAAAAAAGTATGTGCTTGATTGCAACTCAAACTTCTTCAAAACCCATAGCTTCGATTATTTCGCGAATATCTTGCCAATCCCGATGGAACTGTTGGTCTTAACGGTGCTGTTTTGTCTAATAGTTTTATTGGCTTATGGAATTAAGAATCTGCCTGTGTTCTCTGGCTCGATATTCTTTTTAGGCGTTATGGGGCTTCTCTTCGCAATAGACGATTTGTATCCTGGCGGAAGGTTTACACCTCTTCAAATGCTCGTCCCCGTAACAGCCTTCTTCGCAGCGCGCCTTCTCGAACTGTTTGGGTATGCAGCCACGGTGACTGAGGGTTACAGCCTTATTTATGGGCGCATTTCAATTTTGAAGGTAAACAAGATTTCTCTTTTTGGGATAGGTTGGATATGCGCAGGAGTTGAAAGTCTCGTAATCTACACCATCGTCATTTTTCTCTTTTTGAAAAAAAGTGAAATCACTACAAAACGCAAAATACTTTATTTTATGATTGGCGCTGTGGTTACATATTTTCTTAACATACTGCGAATTTTCACCTTAGCCATGATTAGACTAGGCGGTGGAGATATCTGGCCTTTTCATAATTTTTATGGGCAGTTTTATTCGATTACATGGATAACCCTATACCCCATTATGATTGTTGGTGTTGAGAAAATTTTGAAGAGAAAAAGGTGA
- the wecB gene encoding UDP-N-acetylglucosamine 2-epimerase (non-hydrolyzing), which translates to MRNLMVVVGTRPEIIKMAPVIRALQKSEMPFTFVHCGQHYDNNMSQQFIKELELPKPDHNCKVKACSQGRQTARIIAYIERLLKRMRPVLVLVEGDTNGVLATALASVKLGIPVGHIEAELRSFDLRMPEEHNRRLTDHVSTYLFAPTKVAKNNLKRESVWGKIYTTGNTVIDAVMQHAPVAEKRSKIMEEIRFEKFALATAHRAENVDNPKVLKSLMEAFMEAPIPVVYPVHPRTQKRLRQSRIYAKVKRSKNLQILPPLGYLDFLMLMKKSEIILTDSGGIQEEATAPQIRKPVLVLRTSTERSEAVEAGFAKIVGTEKQGILKAIEETLDDQKELPTESPFGRGDAAEQIVRIIEEEVF; encoded by the coding sequence ATGAGAAACCTAATGGTTGTTGTTGGCACGAGACCGGAAATAATCAAAATGGCACCCGTTATTAGGGCATTACAAAAAAGTGAAATGCCATTCACTTTTGTCCACTGCGGACAGCACTATGATAACAACATGTCCCAGCAGTTCATTAAAGAGCTTGAGCTTCCCAAACCAGACCACAACTGTAAAGTTAAGGCATGTTCGCAGGGAAGGCAAACTGCCCGCATAATTGCATATATAGAACGCCTGTTAAAGAGGATGAGGCCGGTTCTAGTTCTTGTTGAAGGAGACACAAATGGTGTTCTCGCAACAGCTTTAGCCTCTGTTAAGCTTGGCATCCCTGTTGGACATATTGAAGCGGAGTTAAGAAGCTTTGATTTACGCATGCCAGAGGAACACAACAGACGGCTAACAGATCATGTATCCACCTATCTTTTTGCGCCCACAAAGGTTGCTAAGAACAATCTGAAAAGGGAGTCTGTCTGGGGGAAAATCTACACGACCGGAAACACGGTTATAGATGCGGTAATGCAGCATGCACCAGTGGCTGAAAAGCGGTCAAAAATAATGGAGGAAATTCGCTTCGAAAAGTTCGCCCTAGCAACAGCGCACAGGGCGGAAAACGTTGATAATCCAAAGGTTCTTAAGAGCCTTATGGAAGCATTTATGGAGGCGCCTATACCTGTAGTTTACCCGGTTCATCCCCGCACACAGAAGAGGCTAAGGCAAAGCAGAATCTACGCCAAGGTTAAGAGGTCGAAAAACCTTCAAATTCTCCCGCCCTTAGGATACCTAGACTTTTTGATGCTGATGAAGAAATCCGAGATTATCCTCACAGATTCTGGAGGCATACAAGAAGAAGCCACAGCCCCACAAATAAGAAAGCCAGTTCTAGTTTTACGCACATCAACCGAGAGATCAGAGGCTGTTGAGGCTGGATTTGCAAAGATTGTGGGCACTGAAAAGCAAGGCATATTGAAAGCCATAGAGGAAACTTTAGATGATCAGAAGGAACTGCCAACAGAATCGCCCTTCGGTAGGGGTGATGCTGCTGAACAAATTGTCAGAATAATTGAGGAGGAAGTTTTCTAA
- a CDS encoding RNA-protein complex protein Nop10, whose translation MAWLLRKCEKCGKYTLKREKCPYCGGPVRVPHPPKFSPEDKYLKYRMALKREAELNERDNN comes from the coding sequence GTGGCTTGGCTATTAAGGAAATGTGAAAAATGTGGAAAGTATACTCTAAAGAGGGAAAAGTGTCCATACTGCGGCGGGCCAGTTCGGGTGCCTCATCCACCCAAGTTTTCTCCTGAAGACAAATACCTAAAATATAGAATGGCCCTGAAAAGGGAGGCGGAGTTAAATGAAAGAGACAATAATTAA
- a CDS encoding 50S ribosomal protein L44e: MNVPKEIRTYCPRCKTYQVHTVSLYKAGKRRALAKGERHHEREKKGYGGQKYPLQRKFAKTTKKQTLKLKCKVCGYTRHKEGIRLRKLVIA, from the coding sequence ATGAACGTACCGAAGGAGATTAGAACTTACTGTCCAAGATGTAAGACATATCAAGTTCATACTGTTTCGCTTTATAAGGCTGGTAAGCGTAGAGCCTTAGCCAAGGGAGAGCGTCACCATGAGCGTGAAAAGAAGGGTTATGGTGGACAGAAGTATCCTTTACAGAGGAAGTTTGCCAAAACTACTAAGAAGCAGACTTTGAAGTTAAAATGTAAAGTTTGCGGCTACACGAGGCATAAAGAGGGGATAAGGTTAAGGAAGCTTGTTATAGCCTAA
- a CDS encoding Glu/Leu/Phe/Val dehydrogenase yields MKKSYSALDTALEQLRIAAEKLELDPGLHEMLKYPKRTLMVSVNIRMDDGTIKTFLGCRVQHNDARGPFKGGIRYHPNVTLDEVTALAMWMTWKCAVVDIPYGGAKGGVCCSPKEMSKGELERLTRRYISLILDLIGPYRDVPAPDVYTDAQTMAWIMDTYSQFKGYSVPECVTGKPLSVGGSEGRAEATSLGVMFCAREAAKIIGLKMKDARFVVQGFGSVGWNAAKIAYDWGCKIIGVSDSSGGIYCKEGLNPYKVYEHKAKTGSVLNFEGCKNITNKELLQLECDILVPAALENQITKANAEKIKAKIIAEGANGPTTPEADKVLNEKDVFLIPDILANSGGVTVSYFEWVQNLTREHWTLEEVNQKLERKMVKAFNDVYKTSKDEKEPMRTAALMLGVGRVAEAIKTLGLWP; encoded by the coding sequence ATGAAAAAGAGTTACTCAGCTCTAGATACTGCGCTGGAGCAGTTAAGAATAGCCGCAGAAAAACTTGAGCTTGATCCAGGACTGCATGAGATGCTAAAATATCCAAAAAGAACGCTTATGGTTTCTGTTAACATCAGGATGGATGATGGCACAATCAAAACGTTCCTAGGCTGTCGTGTTCAGCACAACGATGCGAGGGGACCTTTTAAAGGCGGCATAAGATACCACCCAAACGTAACCTTGGACGAAGTTACCGCCCTTGCCATGTGGATGACTTGGAAATGCGCTGTCGTTGACATTCCATATGGAGGAGCTAAAGGAGGAGTTTGCTGTAGCCCAAAGGAAATGTCTAAAGGCGAACTTGAAAGGCTAACAAGGCGATACATAAGCCTAATTTTAGACCTAATTGGACCATATCGTGACGTGCCGGCGCCGGACGTTTACACAGACGCCCAAACAATGGCCTGGATAATGGACACTTACAGCCAATTTAAAGGCTACAGTGTCCCAGAATGTGTTACTGGAAAACCTTTAAGTGTTGGAGGTTCTGAAGGAAGGGCTGAAGCTACATCTCTTGGTGTTATGTTTTGCGCAAGAGAAGCTGCAAAAATCATCGGTTTAAAAATGAAAGATGCAAGATTTGTGGTTCAAGGGTTTGGCAGCGTGGGATGGAACGCCGCAAAAATAGCCTACGATTGGGGATGCAAAATAATAGGTGTAAGCGACTCCAGCGGAGGAATCTATTGCAAGGAAGGATTAAACCCCTACAAGGTTTACGAGCATAAGGCGAAAACAGGTTCCGTCCTAAACTTTGAAGGATGCAAGAACATAACTAACAAGGAGTTGCTGCAGTTGGAATGTGATATTCTTGTGCCGGCAGCTCTGGAAAACCAGATTACAAAGGCAAACGCAGAAAAAATAAAGGCAAAAATAATAGCCGAAGGAGCCAACGGACCCACAACCCCAGAAGCTGACAAAGTGCTCAATGAAAAGGACGTGTTCTTAATTCCAGACATATTAGCAAACTCCGGCGGCGTCACAGTAAGCTACTTTGAATGGGTTCAAAACTTAACAAGGGAGCACTGGACTTTAGAGGAAGTGAACCAGAAACTTGAAAGAAAAATGGTGAAGGCATTTAACGACGTCTACAAAACCTCAAAAGATGAGAAGGAACCCATGCGAACAGCCGCCCTAATGTTGGGAGTAGGACGGGTGGCTGAGGCAATAAAGACTTTGGGCTTGTGGCCTTAA
- a CDS encoding proteasome assembly chaperone family protein codes for MKETIIKELTRVELKNPILIEGLPGLGLVGKIATRYLIKQLKAQKLAYLYSPHFPYFVLVSKKGSVRLLRGTFYFWKNNNGENDLILFTGDSQAQTIEGQYEISNSILDFAQKHNVKLVITIGGYRVETDNPKVVAAATSQTLLNRALQANAVISPMGSPIVGTAGLILGLAPFRKIEALCLLGETRGYLPDPKAAKSVLEVLLKILGINVDLAGLDAEIAKAESMVARLRKIEEKRMLQVEEMRREEDKKITYIS; via the coding sequence ATGAAAGAGACAATAATTAAGGAGTTAACAAGGGTAGAGCTTAAAAACCCTATATTGATTGAGGGTCTCCCTGGACTTGGGCTTGTTGGAAAAATTGCCACCCGCTACCTAATTAAACAATTGAAAGCTCAAAAACTTGCATACCTTTATTCGCCACACTTCCCATACTTTGTGCTTGTAAGCAAAAAGGGAAGCGTCAGACTCCTGAGGGGCACCTTTTACTTCTGGAAAAATAATAACGGAGAAAACGACCTAATTCTTTTCACAGGAGACAGCCAAGCCCAAACTATTGAGGGGCAATATGAAATTTCAAACAGCATACTTGACTTCGCCCAAAAACATAATGTGAAACTCGTCATAACGATAGGCGGCTACAGGGTGGAAACAGACAACCCAAAGGTTGTGGCAGCTGCTACAAGCCAAACCCTCCTCAATAGGGCTTTGCAAGCAAACGCCGTTATAAGCCCTATGGGAAGCCCAATAGTCGGCACAGCTGGTCTAATCCTTGGCTTGGCACCCTTCAGGAAAATTGAGGCTTTATGCCTTCTAGGCGAAACACGTGGATATTTGCCTGATCCGAAGGCGGCTAAAAGTGTCTTGGAAGTTTTGCTGAAAATTTTGGGGATAAATGTCGACTTAGCTGGTTTAGACGCTGAAATCGCCAAAGCTGAAAGTATGGTGGCAAGGCTGCGAAAGATTGAAGAGAAGAGAATGTTGCAGGTTGAGGAGATGCGAAGAGAGGAAGACAAAAAAATAACCTACATTTCTTAG
- a CDS encoding minichromosome maintenance protein MCM — translation MTEELEVIDPQERFLELFKTEKYRQRISQLAVSGKTSLVVEFEDILTFDHRLADKLLEKPDEYLKHADNAAQNQLAIEAPEYAEKQKITVRIVRLLEPTPLRKLGAAHIGKLVMIEGIVVRSTPVRPMVMRAAFKCRGCGNITYVDQTGPFLKAPFACADPSCRRKGPFDFVQEESTFIDSQDLRIQERPEDLPPGQLPRTLHVKLVGSEIVDVARPGDHVSIVGIVRAAAPTMPKVGKLRTFVLHLDTNSIEVLGKEPEATLPSPEEERQILELAKDPWIHRKIINSIAPSIYGYEHVKEAIMYLLFGGVPKALPDISIRGELNILLVGDPGTAKSQLLQYVARVAPRGLYTSGRGTTAAGLTAAVIREKGGGMSLEAGALVLADKGIACIDEIDKMRPEDRVAIHEAMEQHTVSVAKGGIVATLNARTAILAAANPALGRYEARRTIAENISLPVTILSRFDLIFVLRDVPNKEIDGKMSEHILEIHRKGLSPIEPPIPLELLRKYVSYAKMIKPVLTNEALQRLKDFYLTMRSASESEGSPIAITARQLESLIRLAEARARAALRTEVLAEDAEAAINIMKRSLEEVGIDLSSYKFDIDLIMTGKPKSLRDKLQVLLSVLAEMEKEIGMVNRADLINRLETEYNISRIEAERLIGQLLREGTIYEPREGYLKKT, via the coding sequence ATGACTGAAGAGCTGGAAGTAATAGACCCGCAGGAACGATTTCTAGAGCTTTTTAAAACGGAGAAATATCGTCAACGGATTTCGCAGCTGGCTGTTTCTGGGAAAACATCGCTCGTAGTTGAGTTTGAAGACATCCTCACCTTCGACCATAGACTTGCGGATAAGCTTCTGGAGAAACCAGATGAATACTTAAAGCACGCGGATAATGCTGCCCAAAACCAGCTAGCCATAGAGGCTCCAGAATACGCAGAAAAACAAAAGATAACTGTCCGAATTGTTAGGCTGCTTGAGCCAACACCACTACGTAAGCTCGGTGCAGCCCACATTGGAAAGCTGGTGATGATCGAAGGCATAGTTGTTCGTTCAACACCAGTCCGCCCAATGGTGATGCGGGCCGCCTTCAAATGCAGAGGATGCGGAAACATAACATATGTGGATCAAACAGGCCCGTTTCTTAAGGCACCTTTTGCATGCGCTGACCCTTCATGTAGACGAAAAGGACCCTTCGACTTCGTTCAAGAAGAATCAACCTTCATAGATTCACAAGACCTCCGCATACAAGAGCGGCCGGAAGACCTCCCGCCGGGACAGCTTCCACGCACATTACATGTTAAGCTTGTTGGAAGCGAGATTGTAGATGTGGCTAGACCAGGCGACCATGTTTCAATCGTTGGCATAGTTCGTGCTGCAGCCCCAACCATGCCCAAGGTTGGAAAACTCCGCACCTTCGTCTTACACCTAGATACAAACTCCATCGAGGTTTTAGGCAAAGAACCTGAAGCAACCCTTCCATCGCCGGAAGAGGAGAGGCAGATTCTTGAACTTGCAAAGGATCCGTGGATACACAGAAAAATAATAAACTCTATTGCGCCTTCGATTTACGGCTACGAGCACGTTAAAGAGGCGATCATGTATCTGCTTTTTGGAGGCGTTCCTAAGGCGCTTCCAGATATATCAATAAGGGGAGAATTGAACATTCTTTTGGTTGGTGACCCTGGAACAGCTAAATCCCAGCTATTGCAGTATGTAGCTCGGGTTGCACCTAGAGGACTTTACACTTCTGGTAGGGGGACGACCGCGGCTGGCTTGACCGCAGCGGTCATACGCGAAAAGGGCGGTGGAATGAGCCTTGAGGCCGGAGCCCTTGTGCTTGCGGATAAGGGAATAGCTTGTATAGACGAGATAGACAAGATGCGCCCGGAAGACCGAGTTGCAATCCATGAAGCCATGGAACAGCACACGGTTTCTGTGGCGAAGGGCGGCATAGTGGCAACCCTTAACGCGCGAACAGCCATATTGGCAGCCGCAAATCCCGCTTTGGGCAGATATGAAGCCCGCCGAACAATTGCGGAGAACATTTCACTTCCAGTAACCATCCTTTCAAGGTTTGACCTAATATTCGTGTTAAGGGATGTTCCCAACAAGGAAATAGACGGTAAGATGTCGGAGCACATCCTCGAAATTCACCGTAAAGGCTTGAGCCCCATAGAGCCGCCCATACCGCTGGAACTTTTGCGGAAATACGTTAGCTATGCGAAGATGATAAAGCCGGTCTTAACCAATGAGGCACTCCAACGCTTGAAAGACTTTTATTTGACTATGCGTTCAGCAAGCGAATCAGAAGGATCCCCAATTGCCATAACCGCTCGACAACTGGAATCGCTTATACGATTGGCTGAAGCAAGAGCCAGAGCTGCCCTAAGAACAGAAGTTTTGGCGGAAGATGCGGAAGCAGCCATAAACATAATGAAGCGCTCCTTAGAAGAAGTTGGAATAGACCTATCCTCATACAAGTTCGACATAGACCTAATAATGACCGGAAAGCCAAAAAGCCTTAGAGACAAGCTTCAAGTGCTGCTCTCGGTGCTGGCAGAGATGGAGAAAGAAATAGGAATGGTCAACAGAGCCGATTTAATAAATAGGCTTGAAACAGAATACAATATTTCAAGAATCGAGGCGGAACGTCTAATTGGGCAGTTATTACGGGAAGGAACAATATACGAGCCCAGGGAAGGCTACCTTAAAAAAACGTAA
- a CDS encoding glutamate synthase-related protein — translation MTERVFRNSSYLNGKSTTGTTTRVKDTSPTSGMCPICIRDCPIMCEIGLSAFRGREALYPEPVQFGFSTAGALKDFGLDWSHFNIQASLFEAHGIKEDPDLALFPNVNIETKVGGIPLRVPILCGAFGSTDVARLNWEGLAIGTALSGAMIIVGENVCGMDPEAQFTNGKVTYSKELKRRVDLFRKFWDGEYGEIAVQTNVEDQRLGVDVYAISKLEVNVIERKWGQGAKAIGGEVRVRDLERAIMLKKRGYIVIPDPEDPAVQQAFKDGVFKSFERHSRVGIPREKNVIEDIEWLRKQGAKHVTLKTGAYRPSAVAYTLKIASEAKIDAVYFDGAGGGTGMSPVPMMDEMGIPTVYLEAIVLKCAQILKKKGRYVPDIIMAGGFINETQIFKAIAMSNFGDGPFVKAVLMGRSPLTAVMKASYFKQLAEEGKLPKAFADKFGATPEKFFIAVPELKAKYGERFKEIPWEAVALYTYLTDRIGVGLKQLLAGARKWRLDLINRNDLMSLSELAAKVTGIPLAHEAEADAIERILD, via the coding sequence ATGACGGAACGCGTTTTCAGAAATAGCTCCTATCTCAACGGGAAATCGACAACTGGAACAACAACTCGCGTCAAAGACACAAGTCCCACAAGTGGCATGTGTCCTATATGCATCCGGGACTGCCCAATAATGTGTGAAATAGGCTTGTCAGCGTTCAGAGGGAGGGAAGCCCTCTATCCAGAACCCGTGCAATTCGGTTTCAGCACCGCAGGAGCCCTAAAAGACTTCGGTCTAGACTGGTCCCACTTCAATATACAAGCAAGCCTCTTCGAGGCTCATGGAATAAAGGAAGACCCGGATTTGGCGCTTTTCCCAAACGTGAACATAGAAACCAAAGTTGGCGGCATACCGCTTAGAGTTCCCATACTCTGTGGTGCCTTTGGCTCCACAGATGTTGCGAGGCTAAACTGGGAAGGCTTAGCCATAGGCACAGCCCTTTCAGGCGCCATGATAATTGTGGGAGAAAACGTCTGCGGCATGGATCCGGAAGCCCAATTCACAAATGGCAAAGTAACCTACTCAAAGGAGCTAAAGCGCAGAGTTGACCTATTCAGAAAATTCTGGGATGGAGAATACGGCGAAATAGCCGTCCAAACAAATGTTGAAGACCAGAGGCTTGGCGTAGACGTTTACGCCATATCAAAGCTAGAGGTCAATGTTATAGAGAGAAAGTGGGGACAAGGCGCAAAAGCCATAGGAGGCGAAGTTCGCGTAAGAGACCTTGAAAGGGCCATAATGCTAAAGAAAAGGGGCTACATAGTAATCCCAGACCCAGAAGATCCAGCAGTACAGCAAGCCTTCAAAGATGGCGTATTCAAATCCTTTGAAAGGCACAGCAGAGTTGGCATACCAAGAGAGAAAAACGTCATAGAGGACATAGAATGGCTGAGGAAACAGGGGGCAAAACATGTAACCTTGAAAACAGGCGCTTACAGGCCATCAGCAGTGGCGTACACCTTGAAAATAGCTTCTGAGGCAAAGATTGATGCTGTATACTTTGATGGGGCGGGTGGCGGCACAGGCATGAGCCCTGTCCCAATGATGGATGAGATGGGCATTCCAACAGTTTATCTAGAAGCCATAGTGCTTAAGTGCGCCCAAATATTGAAGAAGAAAGGCCGCTACGTGCCAGACATTATTATGGCTGGAGGCTTCATAAACGAAACTCAAATTTTCAAGGCAATAGCCATGAGCAACTTTGGAGATGGACCATTCGTAAAAGCCGTTTTGATGGGCCGTTCCCCGCTCACTGCTGTGATGAAGGCAAGCTACTTTAAACAGTTGGCTGAAGAGGGAAAACTTCCAAAGGCCTTTGCCGACAAGTTTGGTGCGACTCCAGAGAAGTTCTTCATAGCTGTTCCAGAGCTAAAAGCAAAGTATGGAGAACGTTTCAAGGAAATCCCGTGGGAAGCTGTAGCCCTCTATACATACCTAACAGACCGCATAGGCGTTGGGCTAAAGCAGCTATTGGCTGGCGCAAGAAAATGGCGACTAGACCTCATCAACAGAAACGATCTAATGAGTCTCTCGGAGCTTGCAGCTAAAGTAACCGGTATACCATTAGCCCACGAAGCAGAAGCAGACGCCATAGAAAGAATTTTAGACTAG
- a CDS encoding translation initiation factor IF-2 subunit alpha, with product MALRRQEWPEVGDLVIATVETVTDYGAYVRLDEFDKKGLLHISEVASSWIRNIRDFVREGQKVVLKVLRVDEEKGHIDLSLRRVTKREKIEKMLSWKKERKAEALLRSVAERAGLSLEEVYEKAGALIEKECGLYEGFEKAAKEGIEALTKIGIPEKLAEVFVEVAKERIRLPTVKIKGIVELRCLKPNGVEIIKEAFLNAKKAEKTRGVNVRFYVVAAPKYCIEVLADNYKHAEAVLQRIAENIVSNIVKAGGQGTFRREK from the coding sequence ATGGCTTTGAGGAGGCAGGAGTGGCCTGAAGTTGGCGACCTGGTTATAGCTACTGTTGAGACTGTCACTGATTATGGGGCTTATGTTAGGCTGGACGAGTTTGATAAGAAGGGTCTTCTGCACATTTCAGAGGTTGCCTCCTCTTGGATTAGAAATATAAGGGATTTTGTCAGGGAAGGCCAGAAAGTAGTTTTGAAGGTCTTGCGAGTAGATGAAGAAAAGGGACACATAGATCTATCCCTTAGGAGAGTTACAAAGAGAGAGAAAATTGAGAAGATGCTTTCATGGAAAAAGGAGCGGAAGGCTGAAGCCCTTCTCAGAAGCGTTGCTGAAAGGGCTGGCTTGTCTTTAGAGGAAGTTTATGAAAAAGCTGGGGCACTCATTGAAAAGGAATGTGGCCTATACGAGGGCTTTGAAAAAGCTGCAAAAGAGGGCATAGAAGCCCTAACGAAGATAGGTATTCCCGAGAAGCTAGCTGAGGTTTTTGTTGAAGTTGCAAAGGAAAGAATTCGCCTACCAACCGTTAAGATTAAGGGGATTGTGGAGCTCCGCTGCTTAAAGCCCAATGGGGTGGAAATAATTAAAGAGGCCTTTTTGAACGCTAAAAAAGCCGAGAAAACCCGAGGCGTAAACGTTCGATTCTATGTAGTGGCGGCGCCAAAATACTGCATTGAAGTTTTAGCCGATAACTATAAGCATGCGGAGGCTGTTCTGCAGAGAATTGCCGAAAACATCGTCTCAAATATTGTTAAAGCTGGCGGGCAAGGAACTTTCAGAAGGGAGAAATAG